The Papaver somniferum cultivar HN1 chromosome 3, ASM357369v1, whole genome shotgun sequence genome includes a region encoding these proteins:
- the LOC113356721 gene encoding putative F-box protein At1g23770 codes for MVNTDYENAFLKKIVKEEVGNIDADYKLLIISVHAVFLESGFVAFESNRKIDRLNLCKEWSESIIFEQKYTLPSLLSCDGIGHDSVETLTLIYVTNSMKDVQVYVHGPLEQRLGGSNLFMLCLGKSHFIPSIKFVCFDNDEENEEIGCFSYSNSDSESFHQSRVFEFWKITKDNLALPLLIELCYKTGLTFPPSFMILPMDIKLKILGFLRVTDIANMACVSKEMKHICSNNDILKRKIEEEFKKISDIKRIFLDGQGRLEGNVKIPWERRLLYTLECKFTRHKD; via the coding sequence ATGGTGAATACAGACTATGAAAATGCATTCTTGAAAAAGATTGTGAAAGAAGAGGTAGGTAATATTGATGCTGATTACAAACTTTTGATTATTTCAGTTCATGCTGTATTTTTAGAATCTGGGTTTGTtgcttttgaatcaaatagaaaaattgATAGATTAAATCTCTGTAAAGAATGGTCAGAATCAATAATTTTTGAACAAAAGTATACACTTCCTAGTCTATTGAGTTGTGATGGTATTGGTCATGATTCGGTTGAAACCCTGACTTTGATTTATGTTACAAATTCTATGAAAGATGTGCAAGTTTATGTTCATGGTCCATTAGAACAGAGACTTGGTGGTTCTAATTTGTTCATGTTGTGTTTGGGAAAATCTCATTTTATTCCTTCCATTAAATTTGTATGCTTTGacaatgatgaagaaaatgaagaaattgggtgtttttcatattcaaattctgattcagaatcGTTCCATCAAAGTAGAGTTTTCGAATTTTGGAAGATTACGAAGGATAATCTTGCACTTCCTCTCTTGATAGAGTTGTGTTACAAGACTGGATTGACGTTTCCGCCGTCATTTATGATATTGCCCATGGATATTAAGCTCAAGATACTAGGGTTTCTTCGAGTAACAGATATTGCAAACATGGCTTGTGTTTCTaaagaaatgaaacacatttGTTCGAACAATGATATATTGAAACGAAAGATTGAAGAGGAGTTTAAGAAGATATCTGATATAAAGAGAATTTTTTTGGACGGGCAAGGGAGATTGGAAGGAAATGTGAAAATACCCTGGGAAAGACGGTTGTTATACACCTTAGAGTGCAAGTTTACCAGACACAAAGACTGA
- the LOC113356719 gene encoding thioredoxin-like protein AAED1, chloroplastic has protein sequence MSVVGVSSSSPAGFSENIGEILGDVSIFTAAGESVMIKDLWDQEEGVAVVALLRHFGCICCWELASKLKESKSRFDSAGVKLIAVGVGTPGKARILAERLPFSMDSLYADPDRKAYDVLGLYYGFGRIFNRASASFFLKFGALKKVWKNYTIKAIPDDKSSILQQGGIFVFKGKQLLYARKDKGISDHAPLDEILNICCTPVA, from the exons atgtctgtagtaggagtttcttcttcttctccagctGGTTTTAGTGAAAATATCGGTGAGATTCTTGGGGATGTTAGTATTTTCACTGCAGCCGGTGAATCTGTTATGATCAAGGATTTATGGGATCAAGAAGAG GGTGTGGCTGTCGTTGCACTTCTAAGGCATTTTGGGTGCATTTGTTG CTGGGAACTTGCTTCAAAACTGAAAGAGTCAAAGTCGAGGTTTGATTCTGCTGGCGTGAAACTAATTGCTGTTGGTGTTGGTACACCTGGAAAAGCACGTATTCTTGCTGAGCGG TTGCCTTTTTCTATGGATTCCCTTTATGCAGATCCTGATCGCAAG GCATATGATGTTTTGGGATTATATTATGGCTTTGGCCGCATTTTCAACCGAGCCAGT GCTAGCTTTTTCTTGAAATTCGGGGCACTGAAAAAAGTTTGGAAGAATTACACCATCAAGGCGATTCCAGATGATAAGAGTAGTATATTGCAACAG GGAGGAATTTTCGTCTTCAAAGGGAAACAGTTGTTATATGCAAGGAAAGACAAAGGAATCAGTGATCATGCTCCTTTGGACGAAATTCTCAATATATGCTGCACTCCGGTTGCTTAA
- the LOC113359699 gene encoding thioredoxin-like protein AAED1, chloroplastic gives LGFENLKDEKNMPVVRVSSSCSPAGFSESISEILGDVSIFTAAGESVMIKDLWDQEEGVAVVALLRHFGCICCWELASTLKESKSRFDSAGVKLVAVGVGTPENARILAERLPFPMDSLYADPDRNAYDVLGLYYGFGRTFFNRASASVFSRFGALKKVGKNYTIKATPDDRSSILQQGGIFVFKGKQLLYARKDKGTGDHSPLEEVLNICCTLVN, from the exons CTAGGATTTGAAAATTTAAAGGACGAAAAGAACATGCCTGTTGTTagagtttcttcttcttgttctccaGCTGGTTTTAGTGAAAGTATCAGTGAGATTCTTGGGGATGTTAGTATTTTCACTGCAGCTGGTGAATCAGTTATGATCAAGGATTTATGGGACCAAGAAGAG GGTGTGGCTGTTGTTGCACTTCTGAGGCATTTTGGGTGTATTTGTTG CTGGGAACTTGCTTCAACACTCAAAGAGTCAAAGTCGAGGTTTGATTCTGCTGGTGTGAAACTAGTTGCTGTTGGTGTTGGCACGCCTGAAAATGCACGTATTCTTGCAGAGCGG TTGCCTTTTCCTATGGATTCCCTTTATGCGGATCCTGATCGCAAC GCCTATGATGTTTTGGGATTATATTACGGTTTTGGCCGCACATTTTTCAACCGAGCCAGT GCTAGCGTTTTTTCAAGATTTGGGGCACTGAAAAAAGTTGGGAAGAATTACACCATTAAAGCAACTCCAGATGATAGGAGTAGTATATTGCAACAG GGAGGAATTTTCGTCTTCAAAGGAAAACAGTTGTTATATGCAAGGAAAGATAAAGGAACCGGGGATCATTCTCCTTTAGAGGAAGTTCTCAATATATGCTGCACTCTGGTTAATTAA